Proteins found in one Streptomyces sp. NBC_00461 genomic segment:
- a CDS encoding DUF6519 domain-containing protein, whose protein sequence is MHADLSRLTFRPERHYSAVVAQQGRVQLDADANEQTAIQLHQSRTLTADLIGRYGGPRDAAGFRIEYVGGRHDIDTLYIHGGRYYVDGILVDADRPVPGAPVPDEDAEDAEQDTAAPPSYWTYWDQPDAYRDPEKPGDRLPSPAGAPFVVYLNVWERSVNAAEDPALREVALGATMPDTAARVKVVWQVLPLSLTELAIEDADPSKEVVRAAFDKWAQRQAAATGRLAARSERPDHADEDPCLVRPDARYRGPENQLYRVEVHAGGEAKDATFKWSRENGSVVFAVDELDGTWVQLASLGHDDKLDLDVGDHVEFTDTAYASRLEALPLLRVEELDLPGRRVRLSAEPEPGVGRLPHLNPFLRRWDHHEGPRRKGRTAALKGGAVPVTEGEWLPLEDGVEVYFAKGGGYRTGDHWLIPARTATGGVEWPADPARRPLLQGPAGIARHLAPLALVKGEESAVDLRLAFGPLAGSIPAADAATLAAEEQARREELAAEDPSHGRSQTTVEAEAAVEGDN, encoded by the coding sequence ATGCACGCTGACCTCTCCCGTCTCACCTTCCGGCCGGAGCGGCACTACTCCGCGGTCGTCGCCCAGCAGGGCCGCGTCCAGCTCGACGCCGACGCCAACGAGCAGACCGCCATCCAGCTCCACCAGTCCCGCACCCTCACCGCCGACCTGATCGGCCGCTACGGCGGCCCGCGAGACGCGGCCGGCTTCCGCATCGAGTACGTGGGCGGCAGGCACGACATCGACACCCTCTACATCCACGGCGGCCGCTACTACGTCGACGGCATCCTGGTCGACGCGGACCGCCCGGTGCCCGGTGCGCCCGTACCGGACGAGGACGCCGAGGACGCCGAGCAGGACACCGCGGCGCCGCCGTCGTACTGGACCTACTGGGACCAGCCCGACGCCTACCGCGACCCGGAGAAGCCCGGCGACCGGCTGCCCTCTCCCGCCGGGGCGCCCTTCGTCGTCTACCTGAACGTGTGGGAACGCTCCGTGAACGCGGCCGAGGACCCGGCGCTGCGGGAGGTCGCCCTGGGCGCGACGATGCCCGACACCGCCGCCCGCGTGAAGGTGGTCTGGCAGGTCCTGCCGCTCTCCCTCACGGAGCTGGCGATCGAGGACGCCGACCCGTCGAAGGAGGTCGTCCGCGCCGCCTTCGACAAGTGGGCGCAGCGGCAGGCGGCGGCCACCGGCCGGCTGGCCGCCCGCAGCGAGCGGCCCGACCACGCCGACGAGGACCCGTGCCTGGTCAGGCCCGACGCCCGCTACCGCGGACCGGAGAACCAGCTGTACCGGGTCGAGGTGCACGCCGGCGGCGAGGCGAAGGACGCCACCTTCAAGTGGTCCCGCGAGAACGGCTCCGTCGTCTTCGCCGTCGACGAACTCGACGGAACCTGGGTGCAGTTGGCGTCGCTCGGCCACGACGACAAGCTGGACCTGGACGTCGGCGACCACGTGGAGTTCACCGACACCGCGTACGCCTCCCGGCTGGAGGCCCTCCCTCTGCTGCGAGTCGAGGAGCTGGACCTGCCGGGCCGTCGCGTACGGCTGTCCGCCGAGCCCGAGCCGGGCGTCGGCCGGCTGCCGCACCTCAACCCGTTCCTGCGCCGCTGGGACCACCACGAGGGCCCCCGGCGCAAGGGCCGTACGGCAGCCCTGAAGGGCGGCGCCGTCCCCGTCACGGAGGGCGAGTGGCTGCCCCTGGAGGACGGCGTCGAGGTCTACTTCGCCAAGGGCGGCGGCTACCGCACCGGCGACCACTGGCTGATCCCGGCCCGCACCGCCACCGGCGGCGTCGAATGGCCGGCCGACCCGGCACGCCGCCCGCTGCTGCAGGGCCCCGCCGGCATCGCCCGCCACCTCGCACCGCTCGCCCTGGTCAAGGGCGAGGAGAGCGCCGTCGACCTGCGCCTCGCCTTCGGCCCGCTGGCCGGCAGCATCCCGGCCGCGGACGCGGCGACGCTCGCGGCGGAGGAGCAGGCACGCCGTGAGGAGCTGGCGGCCGAGGATCCCTCCCACGGGAGGTCGCAGACGACGGTGGAAGCGGAGGCCGCGGTGGAAGGAGACAACTGA
- a CDS encoding putative baseplate assembly protein, translating to MSHVCSCAGACGGHDERLAPAPPHNPPGRTALAYRVGEYGSFLTALLDRLASPAYPALGGLTVRTPDDPAIGLLDAAAVLGDLLTFHSERIADEAYIRTADEHRSLVLLGRLVGHRPRPGVAAATHLAYTLERDPRAETLPVVIPRGARTHSVPASADEESVTFETSRDLTARWDWNELTVRRRRPSLVTPQDLERRSELFVEGTTNSLRTGDQLLFVFGEQAGGKRTLLPVGNVRIDRDDDITAITLPQSAPPTVKELVDEVRRWTAEPAAPGEPGDEPPTPQVPNPRPVSRLIEDFEDQVLAPLRAALDGARTPEQLASCLAEPVARLGEAQVLAEPWEDVAAWFEQLQAVLAELAERTLELAPAQSSDESAAAGGPLSAAPLGLVAPTRPSRTSKRPAPLEGDARTAAFQALAAVLPALRARPPVPSAATGAQLPGTDTVRLLAALNPGLGALYPAWRKAAAPTTAPLLRALLAMRVTAAPFGATAPLKPVQDDKGRVIRSADWPLTGAVLTGMRVVYDTAGKAPVRAEFQYVEGNSSDQRAVTLPLTQQVSFALGPGQVDLSTRTAQDHDLSWLTLPHSRTASGGGTAVPAGAQEPGVTVRLRDGLPERTLFVSRPDDDGLIHVGINNGTAHQISLRPGATEQFTHGEYEVSLRYTVGSTEPNVEVVIASKPAPLNRRVLQLDSVHTGITVGSWVAIQRPAKGAQGGIPGDPGLAFVTTQVVSARTAAYTNYGITGRGTELTLADPWLDEFDVLLSHIRDTTVYAAGEPLRLADEPLGEDVHGNEIELAELYDGLGAGRLLVVTGERSDIPGTTGVPATEVVTIAAADATVDPQLPGDRVHTSLTLTTGLAHRYRRETVRILGNVVEATHGESRQEAIGSGDSDRTNQTFALWQSPLTWLADDNPLGATPVLEIRVDGVLWHEVDSLAGRGPRERVYISGTASDGRTTVTFGDGVHGARLPTGHENVHARYRFGTGKAANVPADRLTQPLTRPLGVTAVTNPRPARGGSDADGPGLTRRTIPLAVSALDRLVSPADYEDFARSRAGIGRADARELFDGRRRVLHVTVAGTDDVPLDGDGRESDTLRALRGALTEYGDGSLTVRVDVREPVLLLVAARVKVAPDHAWEFVEPRLRQALLARLGYEGRELGQPARLSDLLAAAHTVPGVDYVDVDVFTGVPASATAEELAALLTDPGAPKASVPARRATYDEKIHTVRAANGETLSEICASQGIPLAELLRLNPDITDTRRLAKGRSVFVFRGIRPAQLALLSPRAADTLILTEVK from the coding sequence ATGAGCCACGTGTGCTCCTGCGCCGGCGCATGCGGCGGCCACGACGAGCGCCTCGCGCCCGCCCCGCCGCACAACCCGCCCGGCCGCACCGCCCTCGCGTACCGCGTCGGCGAGTACGGCTCCTTCCTCACCGCCCTGCTCGACCGGCTCGCCTCACCGGCGTATCCGGCACTCGGCGGGCTGACCGTCCGCACCCCCGACGATCCGGCGATCGGTCTCCTCGACGCCGCCGCGGTCCTCGGCGACCTGCTCACCTTCCACTCGGAGCGGATCGCGGACGAGGCCTACATCCGTACGGCCGACGAGCACCGGTCGCTGGTTCTGCTGGGCCGTCTCGTCGGCCACCGCCCACGGCCCGGCGTCGCGGCCGCCACCCATCTCGCGTACACCCTGGAGCGCGATCCGCGGGCGGAGACGCTGCCCGTCGTGATCCCGCGCGGCGCGCGCACCCACAGCGTGCCCGCCTCCGCCGACGAGGAGTCCGTGACCTTCGAGACCAGCCGGGACCTCACGGCCCGCTGGGACTGGAACGAGCTGACGGTGCGCAGGCGCCGGCCGTCCCTGGTGACCCCACAGGACCTGGAGCGCCGTTCCGAACTCTTCGTCGAGGGCACCACCAACTCGCTCCGGACCGGCGACCAGTTGCTCTTCGTCTTCGGCGAACAGGCGGGCGGGAAGAGGACGTTGCTGCCCGTCGGGAACGTCCGCATCGACCGGGACGACGACATCACGGCGATCACCCTGCCGCAGTCGGCGCCACCGACGGTGAAGGAACTGGTAGACGAGGTGCGGCGGTGGACCGCGGAGCCCGCGGCGCCGGGCGAGCCGGGTGACGAGCCGCCGACCCCTCAGGTCCCGAACCCGCGGCCGGTGAGCCGGCTGATCGAGGACTTCGAGGACCAGGTGCTCGCGCCGCTGCGGGCCGCCCTGGACGGGGCGAGGACCCCGGAGCAGCTCGCGTCCTGCCTCGCGGAGCCCGTCGCACGCCTCGGCGAGGCGCAGGTGCTGGCCGAGCCGTGGGAGGACGTGGCGGCCTGGTTCGAGCAGCTGCAGGCCGTTCTCGCCGAACTGGCCGAGCGCACACTGGAGTTGGCGCCTGCGCAGAGCTCCGACGAGAGTGCCGCGGCGGGCGGTCCGTTGTCCGCTGCGCCGTTGGGGCTCGTCGCGCCCACGCGGCCCAGCCGCACATCGAAACGGCCCGCGCCCCTTGAGGGGGATGCGCGTACCGCTGCTTTCCAGGCCCTGGCCGCCGTCCTTCCCGCCTTGCGTGCCCGGCCTCCCGTGCCCTCCGCCGCCACCGGCGCCCAGCTTCCCGGCACGGACACGGTCCGTCTGCTCGCGGCCCTCAACCCCGGCCTCGGCGCCCTCTATCCCGCCTGGCGCAAGGCGGCCGCCCCCACCACCGCGCCGCTGCTGCGCGCGCTGCTCGCCATGCGGGTCACCGCCGCCCCCTTCGGCGCCACCGCCCCGCTCAAGCCCGTCCAGGACGACAAGGGCCGGGTCATCCGCAGCGCGGACTGGCCGCTCACCGGAGCCGTGCTGACCGGTATGCGAGTCGTCTACGACACCGCGGGCAAGGCGCCGGTCCGGGCGGAGTTCCAGTACGTGGAGGGGAACAGCTCCGACCAGCGGGCCGTGACCCTGCCCCTCACCCAGCAGGTCAGCTTCGCTCTCGGACCCGGTCAGGTCGACCTGTCGACCCGCACCGCCCAGGACCACGACCTCAGCTGGCTCACCCTCCCGCACTCCCGGACGGCCTCCGGCGGGGGGACCGCCGTCCCGGCCGGCGCCCAGGAGCCGGGCGTCACCGTCCGCCTCCGCGACGGCCTGCCCGAGCGCACCCTGTTCGTGTCCCGTCCCGACGACGACGGCCTGATCCACGTCGGCATCAACAACGGCACGGCACACCAGATCTCCCTGCGGCCGGGCGCCACCGAGCAGTTCACCCACGGCGAGTACGAGGTGAGCCTGCGCTACACGGTGGGCAGCACCGAGCCCAACGTCGAGGTCGTCATCGCCAGCAAGCCCGCGCCCCTCAACCGCCGTGTGCTGCAACTCGACAGCGTGCACACCGGCATCACGGTCGGCAGCTGGGTCGCGATCCAGCGCCCCGCCAAGGGCGCCCAGGGCGGCATCCCCGGCGACCCCGGGCTCGCGTTCGTCACCACCCAGGTCGTGTCGGCGCGCACGGCGGCGTACACCAACTACGGCATCACCGGCCGCGGCACCGAACTCACCCTCGCCGACCCCTGGCTGGACGAGTTCGACGTACTGCTGTCGCACATCCGCGACACCACCGTGTACGCGGCCGGCGAGCCGCTGCGCCTGGCCGACGAACCGCTCGGCGAGGACGTGCACGGCAACGAGATCGAACTCGCCGAGCTGTACGACGGGTTGGGCGCGGGCCGACTCCTCGTCGTCACCGGCGAGCGCAGCGACATCCCCGGCACGACCGGCGTCCCGGCCACCGAGGTCGTCACGATCGCCGCCGCCGACGCGACCGTGGACCCGCAGCTGCCCGGCGACCGCGTCCACACCAGCCTGACCCTGACCACCGGTCTAGCCCACCGCTACCGGCGCGAGACGGTCCGCATCCTGGGCAACGTCGTCGAGGCCACCCACGGCGAGAGCCGGCAGGAGGCCATCGGCAGCGGCGACTCGGACCGCACGAACCAGACCTTCGCGCTCTGGCAGTCCCCGCTGACCTGGCTCGCCGACGACAACCCCCTCGGCGCCACACCCGTGCTGGAGATCCGCGTCGACGGCGTGCTCTGGCACGAGGTCGACAGCCTCGCGGGACGCGGCCCGCGCGAACGCGTCTACATCTCCGGCACCGCCTCCGACGGCCGCACGACGGTCACCTTCGGCGACGGCGTGCACGGCGCCCGCCTGCCCACCGGTCACGAGAACGTCCACGCCCGTTACCGCTTCGGCACCGGCAAGGCCGCCAACGTGCCCGCCGACCGTCTCACCCAGCCCCTCACCCGCCCGCTCGGCGTCACCGCCGTCACCAACCCCCGCCCGGCGAGGGGCGGCTCCGACGCGGACGGTCCGGGCCTGACCCGCCGTACGATCCCGCTGGCCGTCTCGGCCCTCGACCGGCTCGTCTCACCGGCCGACTACGAGGACTTCGCCCGCTCCCGGGCCGGCATCGGCCGGGCCGACGCCCGCGAACTCTTCGACGGACGCCGGCGCGTGCTGCACGTGACGGTCGCCGGCACCGACGACGTCCCCCTCGACGGGGACGGTCGGGAATCAGACACCCTGCGGGCCCTGCGCGGCGCGCTCACCGAGTACGGCGACGGCAGCCTCACCGTCCGCGTGGACGTGCGGGAACCCGTCCTGCTGCTGGTCGCCGCCCGGGTGAAGGTCGCACCCGACCACGCCTGGGAGTTCGTCGAGCCGAGGCTGCGACAGGCTCTGCTCGCCCGACTCGGCTACGAGGGAAGGGAGTTGGGGCAGCCCGCCCGCCTCTCCGACCTCCTCGCCGCGGCGCACACCGTGCCCGGGGTCGACTACGTCGACGTCGACGTCTTCACCGGCGTACCCGCCTCCGCCACCGCGGAGGAACTCGCCGCCCTGCTCACCGATCCCGGCGCCCCGAAGGCCTCGGTACCGGCCCGCCGGGCGACGTACGACGAGAAGATCCACACCGTCCGGGCCGCGAACGGCGAGACGCTGTCGGAGATCTGCGCGAGCCAGGGCATCCCGCTCGCCGAACTCCTGCGCCTCAACCCCGACATCACCGACACCCGGCGCCTGGCGAAGGGCCGTTCGGTGTTCGTCTTCCGCGGCATCCGGCCCGCCCAGCTGGCCCTGCTGTCCCCGCGGGCCGCGGACACCCTCATTCTCACGGAGGTCAAGTGA